From a region of the Geothrix sp. 21YS21S-2 genome:
- a CDS encoding LysR family transcriptional regulator — protein METKTLLTFRTAAQSLSFTRTASTLGYAQSSVTAQMKALEETLGYALFNRVGNHLQLTEPGRRFLVYADRILALTDEAMSSNMETEDVGVVRFTATETIGTYLLPPVLKAFTKAFPKIRLQFLPGFSRDFKRQVLEGAVDFAFILEASFPSKTLAVEKLRDEEILILGCSGHRLASSASVSSGDLVREPALLKTNGCSYRDQFERQLIAAGARPGNGMEFQHVETIKRCVEVGLGIAPLPRMAVEDELESGRLVPLRWDGPSLQVSTYLVWNPQRHLDAAGHAFLEHVRGMMHSVREPANEDAPSPTATFRTQAGK, from the coding sequence GTGGAGACCAAGACCCTGCTGACCTTCCGGACCGCGGCCCAGTCCCTCAGCTTCACCAGGACCGCGTCCACGCTGGGCTACGCCCAGTCCAGCGTCACGGCCCAGATGAAGGCCCTGGAGGAGACGCTGGGCTACGCCCTCTTCAACCGCGTGGGCAACCACCTGCAGCTCACGGAGCCCGGGCGGCGCTTCCTGGTCTACGCGGACCGGATCCTGGCGCTCACGGACGAGGCCATGTCCTCCAACATGGAGACCGAGGACGTGGGCGTCGTGCGCTTCACCGCCACCGAGACGATCGGCACCTACCTCCTGCCCCCGGTCCTCAAGGCCTTCACCAAGGCCTTCCCCAAGATCCGCCTGCAGTTCCTTCCCGGCTTCTCGCGGGACTTCAAGCGCCAGGTGCTGGAGGGCGCCGTGGACTTCGCCTTCATCCTGGAGGCGTCCTTCCCCTCCAAGACCCTTGCCGTCGAGAAGCTGCGGGACGAGGAGATCCTGATACTCGGCTGCTCCGGCCACCGCCTGGCGTCCAGCGCTTCCGTCTCCAGCGGCGACCTGGTGCGGGAACCGGCCCTCCTCAAGACCAACGGCTGCAGCTACCGCGACCAGTTCGAGCGCCAGCTCATCGCCGCCGGCGCCCGCCCCGGCAACGGCATGGAGTTCCAGCACGTGGAGACCATCAAGCGCTGCGTGGAGGTGGGCCTGGGCATCGCGCCCCTGCCCCGCATGGCCGTGGAGGACGAACTGGAATCCGGCCGCCTGGTCCCCCTGCGGTGGGACGGTCCCAGCCTTCAGGTCTCCACCTACCTCGTGTGGAACCCCCAGCGCCACCTGGACGCCGCGGGGCACGCCTTCCTGGAGCACGTGCGGGGGATGATGCACAGCGTCCGCGAACCGGCCAATGAAGATGCGCCCTCGCCAACGGCGACGTTCCGGACGCAGGCCGGGAAGTGA
- a CDS encoding SDR family oxidoreductase: MEFGLSGKTALVLGGGGGIGRAVATTLAREGARVAVADVSPEALDQTVAEIRSLGGTALGILWDLGDLAAIDAHVTALEGALGPVDVLFNNTGGPPPTPVAGQDPAQWARFFQSMVLSVIAITDRVLPGMKARGWGRIITSTSSGVLAPIPNLGLSNALRVALVGWSKTLAREVARDGVTANIMVPGRIGTGRTRFLDEQKAKRENKAVETVTAESTAAIPMGRYGEPQEYANVAAFLASTAASYVTGSTIRVDGGYVAGV, from the coding sequence ATGGAATTCGGACTCAGCGGGAAGACAGCCCTGGTGCTCGGCGGCGGAGGCGGCATCGGCCGCGCCGTGGCCACGACCCTCGCCCGGGAGGGCGCCCGGGTCGCCGTGGCGGACGTGAGCCCGGAAGCCCTCGACCAGACGGTAGCGGAGATACGTTCGCTGGGCGGCACGGCCCTGGGGATCCTCTGGGACCTGGGCGACCTGGCCGCCATCGACGCCCATGTGACGGCCCTGGAAGGCGCCCTGGGCCCCGTGGACGTCCTGTTCAACAACACGGGCGGCCCGCCGCCGACCCCCGTGGCCGGCCAGGATCCCGCCCAGTGGGCGAGGTTCTTCCAGTCCATGGTGCTGTCGGTCATCGCCATCACCGACCGGGTCCTGCCGGGCATGAAGGCCCGGGGCTGGGGCCGGATCATCACCAGCACCTCCTCCGGGGTCCTCGCCCCCATTCCCAACCTGGGTCTGTCCAACGCCCTGCGGGTCGCCCTGGTGGGCTGGTCCAAGACCCTGGCCCGGGAAGTGGCCAGGGACGGCGTCACGGCCAACATCATGGTCCCCGGCCGCATCGGCACCGGCCGCACCCGGTTCCTGGACGAACAGAAGGCCAAGCGTGAGAACAAGGCGGTGGAGACGGTCACCGCCGAGAGCACCGCCGCCATCCCCATGGGCCGCTACGGCGAGCCCCAGGAGTACGCCAACGTCGCCGCCTTCCTGGCCAGCACGGCCGCGTCCTACGTCACCGGCTCCACGATCCGCGTGGACGGCGGCTACGTGGCGGGGGTCTGA
- a CDS encoding 2-hydroxyacid dehydrogenase produces the protein MEDLIRVGDFTAPQKAAIDLEFACHTPEEAGRDAALRASVRGFLTRSNMKLSTEVLETLPALRIIATSGVGFDGIPVAWARERGIVVTNTPGVLDAAVCELGVGLLLALLREIPRADRHVRTGAWRGGIYPLTTGLAGKRVGIVGLGRIGKGIAERLLPFGPSLAYAGRPQAGIPFRHFPDARAMASEVDVLILTCKGGPDTHHLVNAEVLAALGPGYLVNLARGSVVDEAALCDALARGTLRGAALDVFEEEPLGASPLLDLPNVLLSPHAGSATHETRALMLRMALDNLHAVLGGGEALTPV, from the coding sequence ATGGAGGACCTGATCCGCGTCGGCGACTTCACCGCGCCCCAGAAGGCGGCCATCGACCTGGAGTTCGCCTGCCACACGCCGGAGGAGGCTGGCCGGGACGCGGCCCTTCGCGCCTCCGTGCGAGGCTTCCTGACCCGCAGCAACATGAAACTTTCAACCGAGGTGCTCGAAACCCTGCCCGCCCTGAGGATCATCGCCACCTCCGGCGTGGGGTTCGACGGCATCCCCGTGGCCTGGGCCCGGGAACGGGGCATCGTGGTCACCAACACCCCGGGCGTGCTGGACGCGGCGGTGTGCGAGCTGGGCGTGGGCCTGCTGCTGGCGCTGCTGCGGGAGATCCCCCGGGCGGACCGGCACGTTCGCACCGGCGCCTGGCGCGGGGGCATCTACCCCCTGACCACCGGTCTCGCCGGCAAGCGCGTGGGCATCGTGGGGCTGGGCCGCATCGGCAAGGGCATCGCCGAACGCCTGCTCCCCTTCGGCCCCAGCCTGGCCTATGCCGGGCGCCCCCAGGCGGGCATCCCCTTCCGCCACTTCCCCGACGCCCGGGCCATGGCCTCCGAAGTGGACGTCCTGATCCTCACGTGCAAGGGCGGGCCGGACACCCACCACCTCGTCAACGCCGAGGTGCTGGCCGCCCTGGGTCCCGGCTACCTCGTGAACCTCGCCCGGGGTTCCGTGGTGGACGAGGCCGCCCTGTGCGACGCCCTCGCCCGGGGCACCCTGAGGGGCGCGGCGCTGGACGTGTTCGAGGAGGAACCCCTCGGGGCTTCTCCCCTGCTCGACCTCCCCAACGTCCTTCTGTCCCCCCACGCCGGTTCCGCAACCCACGAGACCCGTGCCCTCATGCTTCGCATGGCCCTGGACAACCTGCATGCGGTGCTGGGCGGGGGCGAGGCTCTCACCCCCGTCTAA
- a CDS encoding dicarboxylate/amino acid:cation symporter: MRRLTQSLYVQVIAAIIIGILLGHYNPHLGSAMRPLGDGFIKLVKMLIAPIIFLTVVQGIAHMGDLKKVGRVGAKGILYFEIFTTVALALGLLVANFFRPGSGMNINPATLDTKAISIYTTGKHLSTVDFVMNIIPKDVADAFAKGDILQILLFAILFGVALAYLKADGTLVMKVIDGLNKVFFRLVAMVMRLAPVGAFGAMAFTVGAYGLKSLIPLGRLIACFYFTSALFVVLILGAVLSWTGLNMFKFLRFIREEILIVLGTSSSESALPLMMEKMERLGCSKSVVGMVIPMGYSFNLDGTSIYLTLACLFIAQATNTHVTFAQQLYILAILLLTSKGAAAVTGGGFITLAATLSVVGNIPVAGLALLLGIDKFMSECRAITNLIGNGVASVVVSKWEGELDLERAKYFLDNPKVVEEEEYELSRVPAIAGVPEEA, from the coding sequence ATGCGTCGACTTACCCAAAGTCTCTATGTGCAGGTCATCGCCGCGATCATCATCGGCATCCTCCTGGGGCACTACAACCCCCACCTGGGCTCCGCCATGCGGCCCCTGGGCGACGGCTTCATCAAGCTGGTGAAGATGCTCATCGCGCCCATCATCTTCCTGACCGTGGTGCAGGGCATCGCCCACATGGGCGACCTCAAGAAGGTGGGCCGGGTCGGCGCCAAGGGCATCCTCTACTTCGAGATCTTCACCACGGTCGCCCTGGCCCTGGGCCTGCTGGTGGCCAACTTCTTCAGGCCGGGCTCCGGGATGAACATCAACCCGGCCACCCTCGACACCAAGGCCATCTCCATCTACACCACGGGCAAGCACCTCTCCACCGTGGATTTCGTCATGAACATCATCCCCAAGGACGTGGCCGACGCCTTCGCCAAGGGCGACATCCTGCAGATCCTGCTCTTCGCCATCCTCTTCGGCGTGGCGCTGGCCTACCTCAAGGCCGACGGCACCCTGGTCATGAAGGTCATCGACGGCCTGAACAAGGTCTTCTTCCGCCTGGTGGCCATGGTCATGCGGCTGGCCCCCGTCGGCGCCTTCGGCGCCATGGCCTTCACCGTGGGCGCCTACGGCCTCAAGAGCCTGATTCCCCTGGGCAGGCTCATCGCGTGCTTCTACTTCACCAGCGCCCTGTTCGTCGTGCTCATCCTCGGGGCGGTGCTGTCCTGGACCGGCCTGAACATGTTCAAGTTCCTCCGCTTCATCCGCGAGGAGATCCTGATCGTGCTGGGCACCTCCTCCTCGGAATCCGCCCTGCCCCTGATGATGGAGAAGATGGAGCGCCTGGGCTGCTCCAAGTCCGTGGTGGGCATGGTCATCCCCATGGGCTACTCCTTCAACCTGGACGGCACCTCCATCTACCTCACCCTGGCCTGCCTCTTCATCGCCCAGGCCACCAACACCCACGTCACCTTCGCGCAGCAGCTCTACATCCTGGCCATCCTCCTCCTGACCTCCAAGGGCGCGGCGGCCGTCACCGGGGGCGGCTTCATCACCCTCGCCGCCACCCTTTCCGTGGTGGGCAACATCCCCGTGGCGGGCCTGGCCCTGCTGCTGGGCATCGACAAGTTCATGAGCGAATGCCGGGCCATCACCAACCTCATCGGCAACGGCGTGGCCTCGGTGGTGGTGTCCAAGTGGGAGGGGGAACTGGACCTGGAGCGGGCAAAATACTTCCTGGACAACCCCAAGGTCGTGGAGGAGGAGGAGTACGAGCTGTCCCGGGTCCCCGCCATCGCGGGCGTGCCCGAAGAAGCCTAG
- a CDS encoding sensor histidine kinase has protein sequence MSIRLTSLRSRILAWLLVPLAGSAGLGILLSRRDAAAMATVVQDRLLLGSARTIAQQISYEDGIIEVAIPPSALELFQGDTGDRVYYRIASSRGVLLSGYAEVPAPPGDLRPEESLHFTTRVRNEPVRVVAYAQPVFGAPGEGPVVIEVAETFQAHDSLAQRVWLGNIRQELLTLSLVAVLVWLALRGALKSILLLRDRVQERHAGSLEPLDPGPVPTELQPLVGAINGYVERLDTQMAVRSRFIANAAHQLRTPFTVLQTQVNFGLRNPDPAQKDQALTAIFQGVRAGTRLVNQLLSLSRAEASFLPFRNRVDVAALAQRVLEEQAALAQSKDMDLGLEVRTDQTEVPGSSSMLHELLANLVDNALHYTQAGGVVTVSVDRPGVGLVLKVEDNGPGIPEADRQRVFERFCRLQVDGTQGCGLGLSIAQEVTHALGGVIELSDPKEGTGLVVTVTFP, from the coding sequence ATGTCGATTAGACTGACCAGCCTGCGCAGCCGCATCCTGGCGTGGCTCCTGGTGCCCCTGGCGGGAAGCGCGGGCCTGGGCATCCTCCTGTCCCGCCGGGACGCCGCGGCCATGGCCACGGTCGTGCAGGACCGCCTGCTCCTGGGCTCCGCCCGCACCATCGCCCAGCAGATCAGCTACGAGGACGGCATCATCGAGGTGGCCATCCCCCCCTCGGCCCTGGAGCTCTTCCAGGGCGACACCGGCGACCGGGTCTACTACCGCATCGCCTCCAGCCGGGGCGTGCTCCTGTCGGGCTACGCGGAGGTGCCCGCGCCCCCCGGGGACCTGCGTCCCGAGGAGTCCCTGCACTTCACCACCCGGGTCCGAAACGAGCCCGTGCGCGTGGTGGCCTACGCCCAGCCGGTCTTCGGGGCACCCGGCGAAGGCCCGGTGGTCATCGAGGTGGCCGAGACCTTCCAGGCCCACGACAGCCTGGCCCAGCGGGTCTGGCTCGGCAACATCCGCCAGGAGCTGCTCACCCTGTCCCTGGTGGCCGTCCTGGTGTGGCTGGCCCTGCGGGGGGCCCTGAAAAGCATCCTCCTGCTGCGGGACCGGGTGCAGGAACGCCACGCCGGCTCCCTGGAACCCCTGGACCCCGGCCCCGTCCCCACGGAGCTGCAGCCGCTGGTGGGGGCCATCAACGGCTACGTGGAGCGCCTGGACACCCAGATGGCGGTGCGCAGCCGCTTCATCGCCAACGCCGCCCACCAGCTGCGCACCCCCTTCACCGTGCTGCAGACCCAGGTGAACTTCGGCCTGCGCAACCCCGATCCCGCCCAGAAGGACCAGGCCCTCACCGCCATCTTCCAGGGCGTGCGCGCCGGCACCCGCCTGGTGAACCAGCTCCTCAGCCTCTCCCGGGCCGAAGCCTCATTCCTCCCCTTCCGGAACCGCGTGGACGTCGCCGCGCTGGCCCAGCGGGTGCTGGAGGAGCAGGCCGCCCTGGCCCAGTCCAAGGACATGGACCTGGGCCTGGAGGTCCGCACGGACCAGACCGAGGTGCCGGGCTCCTCCTCCATGCTCCACGAGCTGCTGGCCAACCTGGTGGACAACGCCCTCCACTACACCCAGGCCGGCGGCGTCGTGACGGTGTCGGTGGACCGCCCCGGGGTGGGCCTCGTCCTGAAGGTGGAGGACAACGGCCCCGGCATCCCCGAGGCCGACCGGCAGAGGGTCTTCGAGCGCTTCTGCCGCCTCCAGGTGGACGGCACCCAGGGCTGCGGCCTGGGCCTGTCCATCGCCCAGGAGGTCACCCACGCCCTGGGGGGCGTGATCGAATTGTCGGATCCAAAGGAAGGAACCGGCCTGGTGGTCACCGTCACCTTCCCCTGA
- a CDS encoding response regulator, giving the protein MKILLVEDNRALSEWLARTLHADGYTVECTYDGADADLRLTTETYDLVILDLALPGLHGREVLKRLRSRRNPVPVLILTAFDGTRDRVDGLDIGADDYMAKPFEVHELEARMRALLRRSNQQKNPVLTCASLAYDTNSRVFTLAGAPLSLTPREHSVLEMLMMKAGKTVSKRGLAESLFSLDEDVNPDAIEIYVHRVRRKLEPGDAVIVTLRGLGYLLKPRHVD; this is encoded by the coding sequence ATGAAGATCCTGCTGGTCGAGGACAACCGCGCGCTTTCCGAATGGCTGGCCCGGACGCTCCACGCCGACGGCTACACGGTGGAGTGCACGTACGACGGCGCCGACGCCGACCTGCGCCTGACCACCGAGACCTACGACCTGGTCATCCTGGACCTGGCCCTGCCCGGCCTCCACGGCCGGGAGGTGCTCAAGCGCCTTCGGAGCCGGCGCAACCCCGTGCCCGTGCTGATCCTGACCGCCTTCGACGGCACCAGGGACCGCGTGGACGGCCTGGACATCGGCGCGGACGACTACATGGCCAAGCCCTTCGAGGTCCACGAGCTGGAGGCCCGCATGCGGGCCCTGCTGCGGCGCTCCAACCAGCAGAAGAACCCCGTCCTCACCTGCGCCTCCCTGGCCTACGACACCAATTCCCGGGTGTTCACCCTGGCGGGCGCGCCCCTTTCGCTCACGCCCCGGGAGCACTCGGTGCTCGAGATGCTGATGATGAAGGCCGGCAAGACCGTGAGCAAGCGCGGGCTGGCCGAGAGCCTCTTCTCCCTGGACGAGGACGTCAACCCCGACGCCATCGAGATCTACGTGCACCGGGTGCGCCGCAAGCTCGAGCCCGGCGACGCCGTGATCGTGACCCTGCGGGGGCTGGGCTACCTGCTGAAGCCGCGCCATGTCGATTAG
- a CDS encoding ABC transporter substrate-binding protein: MDSRFLQCLLALALAAGPGRAAAGERITLMVGGVEKIIYLPVKLAEQLGYFGAEGLDVELRSEWSGIHGADVLLVGAVQGVVGFYDHTLYMQSKGKALVNVIQFSQAPGEVELVSAKVPGSVRSMADLKGCTLGVTGLGSSTQFLTRYLVLAAGLKAGQVNYLPVGTGDNFINAMTRGAIQAGMTTEPTASRMLNSGQARVLVDLRTPEDTIKALGGVYPSACVYMQTAWVARHKPEVQKLVNALVKALRYIQTHTAAEIAAHMPADYYGGDRATYVKALGRSKAIFIPDGRMPEGGPAHVLKVLRSTEKSLQGKTIDLASTYTLEFVTAIR, translated from the coding sequence ATGGATTCGAGATTCTTGCAGTGCCTGCTCGCCCTTGCCCTGGCTGCCGGCCCGGGCCGCGCGGCGGCCGGCGAGCGCATCACCCTGATGGTGGGCGGGGTCGAGAAGATCATCTACCTGCCGGTGAAGCTGGCCGAGCAGCTGGGCTACTTCGGGGCCGAGGGCCTGGACGTGGAGCTGCGCAGCGAGTGGTCCGGCATCCACGGGGCGGACGTCCTGCTGGTGGGGGCCGTGCAGGGGGTGGTGGGCTTCTACGACCATACCCTCTACATGCAGTCCAAGGGCAAGGCCCTGGTGAACGTCATCCAGTTCTCCCAGGCGCCGGGCGAGGTGGAGCTGGTCTCGGCCAAGGTCCCGGGCAGCGTCCGGTCCATGGCCGACCTCAAGGGCTGCACCCTGGGCGTGACGGGCCTGGGCTCCTCCACCCAGTTCCTGACGCGGTACCTGGTGCTGGCCGCAGGGCTCAAGGCCGGCCAGGTGAACTACCTGCCCGTGGGCACGGGGGACAACTTCATCAACGCCATGACCCGCGGCGCCATCCAGGCCGGGATGACCACGGAGCCCACGGCCTCCCGGATGCTCAATTCCGGCCAGGCCCGGGTTCTGGTGGACCTGCGCACTCCCGAGGACACCATCAAGGCCCTGGGCGGCGTCTACCCCTCGGCCTGCGTCTACATGCAGACCGCCTGGGTGGCCCGCCACAAGCCCGAGGTCCAGAAGCTCGTGAACGCCCTCGTCAAGGCCCTGCGCTACATCCAGACCCACACCGCCGCGGAGATCGCCGCCCACATGCCCGCGGACTACTACGGGGGGGACCGGGCCACGTACGTGAAGGCCCTGGGCCGCAGCAAGGCCATCTTCATCCCCGACGGCCGCATGCCCGAGGGCGGCCCCGCCCACGTGCTCAAGGTCCTCCGAAGCACCGAGAAGAGCCTCCAGGGCAAGACCATCGACCTGGCCAGCACCTACACCCTCGAATTCGTCACCGCCATCCGCTGA
- a CDS encoding porin → MNFTRILGLSTTLVAGCLQAQTVDVQAELAAQKARIAELEKKVAPQKPAAGPLTFPEALTPYILIDLTLVNKTNATADGRNKFDMGEPFFSGNRWGLKGLLKTNVEDLDIIYKLESEYFLFDGEQGKTNVLFNRDAWIGISGKAIGKLTIGRQNTLARDFSVIYCDPFNHAEVNYDEGGWTNNSFFKSLVYYAGAVSLSPTTGGPAQTRQDKGIVWKKMNDEGLCFGASYNLNYETNTTVKNSTGAVALGWNARNWHMSAFYTQANNAGFTQKSMSVGGNVLFTPALKVNAGYFHYTAEQGGAHPDRSDNAYTLSASYKVNPKWTLYAGVQTIKVDHAGMATAIGTIPNAFANGANLAFYTTGSKDSYYAGVRRHLSRKIEAYAIYDYQKLHDAYKLSTTILKDNQAEYGVGLRISAL, encoded by the coding sequence ATGAACTTCACCCGGATCCTCGGCCTCTCCACCACGCTCGTGGCGGGCTGCCTCCAGGCCCAGACCGTCGACGTGCAGGCCGAGTTGGCCGCCCAGAAGGCCCGCATCGCCGAGCTGGAGAAGAAGGTCGCCCCCCAGAAGCCCGCCGCCGGTCCCCTCACCTTCCCCGAGGCCCTCACGCCCTACATCCTCATCGACCTGACCCTGGTCAACAAGACCAACGCCACCGCCGACGGCCGCAACAAGTTCGACATGGGCGAGCCCTTCTTCAGCGGCAACCGCTGGGGTCTCAAGGGCCTGCTGAAGACCAACGTCGAGGATCTCGACATCATCTACAAGCTGGAAAGCGAATACTTCCTCTTCGACGGCGAGCAGGGCAAGACCAACGTGCTCTTCAACCGGGACGCCTGGATCGGCATCAGCGGCAAGGCCATCGGCAAGCTCACCATCGGGCGCCAGAACACCCTGGCCCGGGACTTCTCCGTGATCTACTGCGACCCCTTCAACCACGCCGAAGTGAACTACGACGAGGGCGGCTGGACCAACAACTCCTTCTTCAAGTCCCTGGTGTACTACGCCGGCGCCGTCAGCCTCAGCCCCACCACCGGCGGCCCCGCCCAGACGCGCCAGGACAAGGGCATCGTCTGGAAGAAGATGAACGACGAGGGCCTGTGCTTCGGCGCCTCCTACAACCTCAACTACGAGACCAACACCACCGTGAAGAACTCCACCGGGGCCGTGGCCCTGGGCTGGAACGCCAGGAACTGGCACATGTCCGCCTTCTACACCCAGGCCAACAACGCCGGCTTCACCCAGAAGTCCATGTCCGTGGGCGGCAACGTCCTCTTCACCCCGGCCCTCAAGGTCAACGCGGGCTACTTCCACTACACCGCCGAACAGGGCGGCGCGCATCCCGACCGCTCCGACAACGCCTACACCCTGTCCGCTTCCTACAAGGTGAACCCCAAGTGGACCCTGTATGCGGGCGTCCAGACCATCAAGGTCGACCACGCGGGCATGGCCACCGCCATCGGCACCATCCCCAACGCCTTCGCCAACGGCGCGAACCTGGCCTTCTACACCACCGGCAGCAAGGACTCCTACTACGCCGGCGTGCGGCGCCACCTGAGCAGGAAGATCGAAGCCTACGCCATCTACGACTACCAGAAGCTGCACGACGCCTACAAGCTGTCCACGACCATCCTCAAGGACAACCAGGCCGAGTACGGCGTCGGCCTCCGGATTTCCGCGCTGTAG
- a CDS encoding anion permease gives MSNPTPEKSGWQGAKPFQLLATVLVGCLLYFVLPRFAPVPDAKLFAGSAGAKAASAKKDKAPAKPAGDKTVAPAPADKAAKVPAAAPVADKAVKKPAPSAKELAAAQIEAEVKAKVEAGLKAKADAETKVKAEADAKAKAAAEKLRQEDWVRALHLFAIFVATILGIILRPLPMGAVAIIGVGLTAITGTLSIGDSLSGFSEKTLWLIIVAFMFARGFIKTGLGTRIAYFFMKLLGRRTLGLAYGLAATEFCLAPVVPSNTARTAGIIMPIMRSLARAYGSNPGDGTERKMGAYLTMTCFNIDLIVSAMFLTAMAANPMAQKFAADFGITITWSSWFVAAIVPGLVGLLVIPYVFYKLYKPEITETPEAVEMATSKLREMGRLSMSEWLMTGVFAIVLLLWVFGDKYLGMDGTTAALLGLGLLLLTGVLHWTDVLAEHNAWDVLIWTGGLIMMAGFLNKLGMIPWFSKVVGASMAGHGWIFGFLVLCLTYFYAHYFFASMTAHVGAMYAAFLGVSITLGAPPMLAALVLCFFSNLHASMTHYGTGPAAAMFGMGYVPIGTWWRLGFIISLVNIAIWVFVGGAWWKVLGLW, from the coding sequence ATGTCGAATCCAACGCCCGAAAAGAGCGGATGGCAGGGCGCAAAACCCTTCCAGCTGCTGGCGACCGTCCTGGTCGGCTGCCTCCTCTATTTCGTCCTGCCCCGGTTCGCTCCGGTGCCGGACGCCAAGCTCTTCGCGGGTTCCGCGGGAGCCAAGGCCGCTTCCGCCAAGAAGGACAAGGCTCCCGCCAAGCCCGCCGGCGACAAGACCGTCGCGCCCGCTCCGGCCGACAAGGCGGCCAAGGTTCCGGCCGCTGCCCCGGTGGCCGACAAGGCGGTCAAGAAGCCCGCACCCTCCGCCAAGGAGCTGGCCGCCGCCCAGATCGAGGCCGAAGTGAAGGCCAAGGTGGAGGCCGGCCTCAAGGCCAAGGCCGACGCCGAAACCAAGGTCAAGGCCGAGGCCGACGCCAAGGCCAAGGCGGCCGCCGAGAAGCTGCGCCAGGAGGACTGGGTCCGGGCCCTGCACCTCTTCGCCATCTTCGTGGCCACCATCCTGGGCATCATCCTGCGGCCCCTGCCCATGGGCGCCGTGGCCATCATCGGCGTGGGCCTCACGGCCATCACCGGCACCCTGTCCATCGGGGACAGCCTCAGCGGGTTCTCCGAGAAGACCCTCTGGCTGATCATCGTGGCCTTCATGTTCGCCCGGGGCTTCATCAAGACGGGCCTGGGCACGCGCATCGCCTACTTCTTCATGAAGCTCCTGGGCAGGCGCACCCTGGGCCTGGCCTACGGCCTCGCCGCCACGGAGTTCTGCCTGGCCCCCGTGGTGCCCAGCAACACGGCCCGCACCGCCGGCATCATCATGCCGATCATGCGCAGCCTGGCCCGGGCCTACGGCTCCAACCCAGGGGACGGCACCGAGCGCAAGATGGGCGCCTATCTCACCATGACCTGCTTCAACATCGACCTCATCGTCAGCGCCATGTTCCTCACCGCCATGGCCGCCAACCCCATGGCGCAAAAATTCGCGGCCGACTTCGGGATCACCATCACCTGGAGCAGCTGGTTCGTGGCGGCCATCGTGCCCGGCCTCGTGGGCCTGCTGGTCATTCCCTACGTGTTCTACAAGCTCTACAAGCCCGAGATCACCGAGACCCCCGAGGCCGTGGAGATGGCCACCAGCAAGCTCAGGGAGATGGGCCGCCTGTCCATGTCCGAGTGGCTGATGACCGGCGTCTTCGCCATCGTCCTCCTCCTGTGGGTCTTCGGCGACAAGTACCTGGGCATGGACGGCACCACCGCCGCCCTGCTGGGCCTGGGCCTCCTGCTGCTCACCGGCGTCCTGCACTGGACCGACGTGCTGGCCGAGCACAACGCCTGGGACGTGCTGATCTGGACCGGCGGCCTCATCATGATGGCGGGCTTCCTCAACAAGCTGGGCATGATCCCCTGGTTCAGCAAGGTCGTGGGCGCGTCCATGGCCGGCCACGGCTGGATCTTCGGGTTCCTGGTGCTCTGCCTCACCTACTTCTACGCCCACTACTTCTTCGCGAGCATGACCGCCCACGTGGGCGCCATGTATGCCGCGTTCCTGGGCGTGTCGATCACCCTGGGCGCTCCGCCCATGCTGGCCGCGCTGGTGCTGTGCTTCTTCTCGAACCTGCACGCCAGCATGACCCACTACGGCACCGGCCCCGCCGCGGCCATGTTCGGCATGGGCTACGTGCCCATCGGGACCTGGTGGCGCCTGGGCTTCATCATCAGCCTCGTGAACATCGCCATCTGGGTGTTCGTGGGCGGCGCCTGGTGGAAGGTGCTGGGCCTCTGGTAG